Proteins encoded by one window of Vigna radiata var. radiata cultivar VC1973A chromosome 5, Vradiata_ver6, whole genome shotgun sequence:
- the LOC106761057 gene encoding vacuolar protein sorting-associated protein 9A: MLPLPLFHFQSLLNLDYSININNMNTETTAESRSTTPFTDFLNRMHHPASLDLVRSIKSFIVSFSFYQPKPENDGKKVQDFFLSMEAAMRDHPLWTTASEEDIDCAMEGLEKYIMIKLFSRTFSATPEDAKIDYEISEKISLLQTFLKPEHLDIPPIHQIEASLMLAEKELLKINAFKAPHEKLLSILNCCRVINNVLLNVAMSEHVPAGADDFLPMLIYVTIKANPPKLHSNLKFIKLFRRQAKLVSEAEYYFTNLVSATSFIVDLNAKSLSMDETKFEESMQAAKLINKVSNESSSTCQMSQQQNNECSCSEKMPHKPDATGVQVLQHGSNYPYMEAKSRGLTVGDVDVLLSDYKDLVSKYTILCKAISCLSTSEREPLLREIEKQSAGTLLSHHAEINTATHQHN; encoded by the exons ATGCTCCCTCTTCCTCTGTTTCACTTTCAATCTCTCTTGAATTTGGATTATTCCATTAACATCAACAACATGAACACGGAAACTACCGCAGAGTCAAGATCAACAACGCCTTTCACTGATTTTCTCAATCGCATGCATCACCCTGCTTCCCTTGACCTCGTCCGATCCATCAAGAG cTTTATagtatcattttcattttaccaACCGAAACCTGAAAATGATGGGAAAAAAGTTCAAGATTTTTTTCTGTCAATGGAAGCAGCAATGAGAGATCATCCACTTTGGACAACTGCCTCTGAAGAAGACATTGATTGCGCCATGGAG ggtttagaaaaatatataatgattaaattGTTCTCTCGAACATTTTCTGCTACTCCTGAGGATGCAAAGATTGACTATGAAATCTCTGAGAAAATAAGCTTGCTCCAAACCTTTCTGAAGCCTGAACATTTGGATATACCACCAATTCATCAAATTGAAGCCTCATTGATG CTTGCAGAGAAAGAATTGCTGAAAATCAATGCCTTCAAAGCTCCCCATGAGAAACTCTTGAGCATTTTGAATTGTTGCAGGGTCATCAACAATGTGTTACTAAATGTTGCAATGTCAGAGCATGTTCCAGCTGGGGCTGATGACTTTCTTCCTATGCTCATATATGTTACGATCAAG GCAAATCCTCCAAAGTTGCATTCTAACCTCAAATTCATCAAGTTGTTCAGAAGGCAAGCAAAACTCGTATCAGAAGCTGAATACTATTTCACAAATCTAGTGTCAGCAACGTCATTTATAGTTGACTTAAATGCCAAATCACTTTCAATGGACGAAACCAAATTTGAGGAGAGCATGCAAGCAGCCAAGTTGATCAATAAAGTCTCAAATGAATCATCCTCAACATGTCAAATGAGCCAGCAACAGAACAACGAGTGCAGTTGCTCAGAGAAAATGCCCCACAAACCTGATGCTACTGGAG TTCAAGTTTTACAACATGGATCAAATTATCCTTACATGGAAGCAAAAAGCAGAGGACTAACAGTTGGAGATGTGGACGTGCTATTAAGTGACTATAAGGATTTAGTTAGTAAGTACACAATTCTGTGCAAAGCTATTAGTTGCCTTTCGACATCAGAGAGAGAACCCCTCCTTCGTGAGATAGAGAAACAAAGTGCAGGAACTCTGCTTTCACATCATGCAGAGATCAACACAGCCACCCAccaacataattaa
- the LOC106762006 gene encoding peroxisome biogenesis protein 5: protein MAMRDLVSGAAACGDSSSSSANPLASLANALVGSSSKTQERLKEIPTSTPTDPTSQFYSTALPVNHLPGSEFDKPLLDANSQASEFLHRFRGANGMEETWDEIQREAGVAGPRQLVPAIQQQPLDGTPQRVLSSFLHSFLDSSRGGVPFHPTPLPMLGLSEGDKQCIRDRSSIMARHLFADKSEEFIDAQVNALLCSLDIDSNVRGKGPMPERFRELEGYWNESQGNMRPGPPAADGWITEFSQHTGKYDNPDSWANSFEQQHGANGWASEFEHSQLSSVGQMQGMNMSNFAAMEQTRMLANTLAQNGDPKFQNSKFLQFVSKMSRGELIIDDNQVKENSLPASGDWATEYDQQYNPGHAWAGEYLNDKVYHGPDQWVNEYATEGRQHDANDDQWVNEFSKLNVNDWADEFGQQLGEAALGDSTSDSWAQAYNEFLNEQVASKQQSDSSRGVYVFSDLNPYVGHPNPLKEGQDLFRKGLLSEAVLALEAEVIKNPENAEGWRLLGIAHAENDDDQQAIAAMMRAQEADPTNLEVLLALGVSHTNELEQTAALKYLYGWLRHHPKYGTLAPPEMSDSLYYADVARLFNEAAELSPDDADVHIVLGVMYNLSREYDKAIASFERALKLKPQDYSLWNKLGATQANSIQSADAIMAYQQALDLKPNYVRAWANMGISYANQGMYDESIRYYVRALAMNPKAENAWQYLRISLSCASRNDMLEACDSRNLDLLQKEFPLQ, encoded by the exons ATGGCGATGCGCGACCTCGTTTCGGGTGCTGCCGCTTGCGGTgactcttcttcttcctccgcTAATCCTCTCGCTTCTCTAGCCAACGCTCTTGTTGGCTCTTCCTCCAAAACTCAG GAGAGGCTGAAGGAGATTCCGACGTCCACTCCTACTGACCCTACCTCTCAATTTTACTCCACTGCTCTTCCCGTCAATCATCTTCCCGGCTCCGAATTCGATAAGCCTCTATTGGATGCAAACTCTCAG GCTTCGGAGTTTTTGCATAGGTTCCGTGGCGCGAATGGGATGGAAGAGACGTGGGATGAGATACAGCGCGAGGCTGGGGTTGCCGGACCGCGGCAACTGGTGCCGGCGATTCAACAGCAGCCGTTGGATG GGACACCACAAAGAGTTCTATCGAGTTTTTTGCACTCATTTCTTGATAGCAGCCGTGGTGGAGTGCCTTTTCATCCTACCCCTCTTCCGATGCTGGGTTTATCTGAAGGTGATAAACAATGCATACGAGACCGTAGCAGCATAATGGCCAGACATCTTTTTGCAGATAAAAGTGAAGAATTTATTGATGCACAA GTAAATGCACTTCTATGCTCTCTAGATATTGATAGCAACGTCCGTGGTAAGGGACCTATGCCTGAAAGATTTCGGGAGCTTGAGGGTTACTGGAATGAATCTCAAGGCAATATGAGACCCGGTCCTCCTGCTGCAGACGGGTGGATTACTGAATTTAGTCAACATACGGGAAAATATGATAATCCTGATTCATGGGCTAACTCCTTTGAGCAACAACATGGTGCAAATGGTTGGGCGTCTGAATTTGAACAC TCCCAATTGTCATCAGTAGGTCAAATGCAAGGTATGAACATGTCAAACTTTGCTGCAATGGAACAGACTCGTATGCTTGCAAATACATTGGCCCAAAATGGTGATCCTAAATTTCAG AACTCAAAATTCCTTCAATTTGTGTCGAAGATGAGCCGTGGTGAGTTAATTATTGATGACAATCAGGTTAAAGAGAATTCATTACCTGCATCTGGAGATTGGGCAACAGAGTATGATCAACAATATAATCCTGGTCATGCATGGGCTGGagaatatttaaatgataaG GTTTATCATGGACCTGATCAGTGGGTGAATGAATATGCAACTGAAGGACGGCAGCATGATGCAAATGATGATCAGTGGGTTAATGAATTTTCAAAGTTGAATGTTAATGATTGGGCAGATGAATTTGGTCAGCAGTTAGGTGAAGCAGCCTTAGGAGACAGCACTTCTGATAGTTGGGCACAAGCATATAATGA GTTCCTAAATGAGCAAGTTGCTTCCAAGCAGCAGTCAGACAGTTCGAGGGGTGTGTATGTCTTTTCAGATTTAAACCCTTATGTTGGCCATCCAAATCCCCTAAAAGAAGGCCAAGATCTATTCAGAAAAGGACTTTTAAGTGAAGCAGTTCTAGCATTGGAAGCGGAAGTCATAAAAAATCCTGAAAATGCTGAAGGATGGAGACTGCTTGGAATAGCACATGCAGAGAATGATGATGATCAACAG GCTATTGCAGCAATGATGCGTGCACAGGAGGCTGACCCGACAAACTTGGAGGTGCTTCTTGCTCTTGGTGTTAGTCATACAAATG AACTAGAGCAAACAGCTGCACTGAAGTATCTATATGGATGGTTGCGCCATCACCCAAAATATGGAACACTTGCCCCGCCTGAGATGTCTGATTCTTTGTACTATGCTGAT GTTGCTAGGCTATTCAATGAAGCCGCTGAACTGTCTCCGGATGATGCAGATGTCCACATAGTTCTTGGGGTCATGTATAACTTATCCAGAGAATATGACAAAGCTATTGCATCTTTTGAAAGAGCACTGAAACTTAAGCCACAGGATTACTCATTATGGAACAAACTGGGTGCTACACAAGCAAACAGTATTCAAAGTGCTGATGCAATAATGGCTTACCAACAG GCACTGGATTTAAAGCCTAACTATGTTCGTGCTTGGGCAAATATGGGTATCAGTTATGCAAATCAG GGTATGTATGACGAGTCCATTCGATATTATGTTCGAGCACTTGCCATGAATCCAAAAGCAGAGAATGCATGGCAATATTTGAGAATTTCGTTAAG CTGTGCTTCTAGGAATGACATGTTGGAAGCTTGTGATAGTCGTAATTTGGACCTTCTCCAGAAGGAGTTTCCTCTACAGTAA